A region of Acidobacteriota bacterium DNA encodes the following proteins:
- a CDS encoding OsmC family peroxiredoxin, translated as MARQAEAEWKGDLKGGTGRVKLGSGAYEGNYSFATRFENGSGANPEELVGAALAGCYSMALANSLATAGFTATSVHSSADVHLGKDDTGFLINLIELTVTAVVPNVDDATFQQHVEKTNTGCIIKRALAAVPTVTVKATLK; from the coding sequence ATGGCACGTCAGGCAGAAGCGGAATGGAAGGGCGATCTCAAGGGCGGCACCGGCCGCGTCAAGCTGGGCAGCGGCGCGTACGAGGGCAACTACTCGTTCGCCACGCGTTTTGAAAACGGGAGCGGCGCCAACCCCGAGGAACTGGTCGGCGCGGCGCTGGCCGGCTGCTATTCGATGGCCCTCGCCAACTCGCTCGCCACGGCGGGCTTCACCGCCACCAGCGTGCACAGCAGCGCGGACGTCCACCTGGGGAAGGACGACACGGGCTTCCTGATCAACCTGATCGAGCTCACCGTCACGGCGGTGGTGCCGAACGTGGACGACGCCACCTTCCAGCAGCACGTCGAGAAGACCAACACCGGCTGCATCATCAAGCGCGCGCTGGCCGCCGTCCCGACGGTCACGGTCAAGGCCACCCTCAAGTAG
- a CDS encoding cold shock domain-containing protein, whose translation MNGTIKRLVSDKGFGFILASDGNEYFFHNSACTNTRFDELREGQNVTFEKGQGPKGPRGENVQVV comes from the coding sequence ATGAACGGTACGATCAAGCGGCTCGTTAGCGACAAGGGTTTCGGTTTCATCCTTGCCAGCGACGGCAACGAATACTTCTTCCACAACAGCGCCTGCACCAACACTCGTTTCGACGAGTTGCGTGAAGGCCAGAACGTGACGTTCGAAAAGGGCCAGGGCCCCAAGGGTCCCCGCGGCGAGAACGTTCAGGTCGTCTAA
- a CDS encoding molybdopterin-dependent oxidoreductase: MAPTIDRRSFLKVASLAGGGLMVGLYLDVPETFAQTLGRDPGLLPNAFVRIAADGTVTIVAKNPETGQGVKTMLPMLVAEELDADWPKVKIEQADFDDTKYAAQFAGGSMATPMNWDGMRRVGAASRYLLVAAAAELWSVPAGQITTAAGRAHHRASNRSAGYGELAAKAATLPAPDLTTLVLKDAKDFTIIGRSQRGYDVKDIVTGKPAYGIDFTVPGMLFAVFHKCPVFNGKPVSANLDEIKKQPGVRHAFLVEGRVKEGQVLGFEVDLEPGVAIVADTWWQAQSARRLLQVKWDEGAGSQQSSAAFAQRAQQLSAQKGFKTLRQDGDAAASLKTAARTVTAAYSYPFIAHAPLEPQNCVADCRGGKAEIWSNTQIPAGGRLLVSQTLGIPESAITIHMQRAGGGFGRRLTNDYMVEAAWISQTVGAPVKLLWTREDDMQHDFYRSGGFQFLKAGLDASGRIVAWHNHYVGYGKDDQFVSAGDISPDEFPARLIPNLTLEFSLMPLWMKTGALRAPGSNVYAFVFQSFLDELAHAAGQDPVAFRVQLLEQPQLAAADKGPFSSPFDPARMKAVLQLVAERAGWRKTALPKGRALGVACHFSHMGYFAEVADVSVSGDNRVKVHKVWVVADVGSQIINPAAAENMVQGAVIDGLSELMAQEITLERGAVVQSNYHQHQMLRMSQAPVIDVHFLKTGNPPTGLGEPALPPVLPAVANAIFTATGKRVRDLPLAKSGYRWA; encoded by the coding sequence ATGGCACCCACCATCGACCGGCGCTCGTTCCTGAAGGTGGCCTCGTTGGCCGGTGGCGGCCTGATGGTCGGCCTTTATCTCGATGTCCCCGAGACGTTCGCGCAGACGCTGGGACGTGACCCCGGCCTGCTGCCGAATGCCTTCGTTCGCATCGCCGCCGATGGCACCGTCACCATCGTCGCGAAGAACCCCGAAACCGGGCAGGGCGTGAAGACGATGCTGCCGATGCTGGTGGCCGAGGAGCTCGACGCCGACTGGCCCAAGGTCAAGATCGAGCAGGCCGACTTCGACGACACGAAGTACGCCGCGCAGTTTGCCGGCGGCAGCATGGCGACGCCCATGAACTGGGATGGCATGCGCCGGGTTGGCGCGGCGTCGCGATACCTGCTGGTCGCCGCTGCCGCCGAACTCTGGTCGGTACCTGCCGGACAGATCACCACGGCGGCCGGCCGCGCCCATCATCGCGCGTCCAATCGATCGGCCGGCTATGGAGAGCTGGCCGCGAAAGCGGCAACGCTGCCGGCGCCGGATCTGACGACGCTGGTCTTGAAAGATGCGAAGGACTTCACCATCATCGGCCGTTCGCAGCGCGGCTACGACGTGAAGGACATCGTGACGGGCAAGCCGGCCTACGGCATCGACTTCACCGTGCCCGGCATGCTGTTCGCCGTGTTCCACAAGTGCCCCGTCTTCAACGGCAAGCCGGTCAGCGCCAATCTCGACGAGATCAAGAAGCAGCCCGGCGTGCGGCACGCCTTCCTGGTTGAGGGGCGTGTGAAGGAAGGCCAGGTGCTGGGCTTCGAGGTGGATCTCGAGCCTGGCGTCGCCATCGTGGCCGACACCTGGTGGCAGGCGCAGAGCGCCCGCCGGCTGCTGCAGGTAAAGTGGGACGAGGGAGCCGGTTCACAACAGAGCAGCGCGGCCTTCGCGCAGCGGGCACAGCAACTGTCGGCGCAGAAGGGGTTCAAGACCCTTCGCCAGGACGGCGACGCGGCGGCATCGCTCAAGACCGCGGCCCGGACGGTGACCGCCGCCTACTCGTACCCGTTCATTGCCCACGCGCCGCTCGAACCGCAGAATTGTGTGGCCGACTGCCGTGGCGGGAAAGCGGAGATCTGGTCGAACACGCAGATTCCGGCGGGCGGCCGTCTCCTCGTGTCGCAAACGCTCGGCATCCCCGAGAGCGCGATCACCATTCACATGCAGCGCGCCGGCGGTGGGTTCGGGCGCCGCCTGACCAATGACTACATGGTCGAAGCGGCGTGGATTTCACAGACCGTCGGTGCCCCCGTCAAGCTGCTGTGGACCCGCGAAGACGACATGCAGCACGACTTCTATCGCTCGGGCGGGTTCCAGTTCCTGAAAGCCGGTCTCGATGCGTCAGGGCGCATCGTCGCGTGGCACAACCACTATGTCGGCTATGGCAAGGACGACCAGTTCGTGTCGGCGGGCGACATCAGTCCCGACGAGTTCCCGGCGCGGCTGATTCCAAACCTCACCCTCGAGTTCAGCCTGATGCCGCTGTGGATGAAGACCGGCGCCTTGCGCGCGCCCGGCTCGAACGTCTACGCGTTCGTGTTCCAGTCGTTCCTCGACGAGCTGGCGCACGCCGCGGGTCAGGATCCGGTCGCGTTCCGGGTGCAGCTGCTCGAGCAGCCGCAGTTGGCGGCGGCAGACAAGGGTCCGTTTTCCAGTCCGTTCGATCCGGCGCGGATGAAGGCCGTGCTGCAGCTGGTGGCCGAGCGAGCCGGCTGGCGAAAGACGGCGTTGCCCAAGGGCCGCGCGCTTGGCGTCGCCTGCCACTTCAGCCATATGGGATATTTTGCCGAGGTCGCCGACGTCAGCGTCAGCGGCGACAATCGCGTCAAGGTGCACAAGGTGTGGGTGGTGGCCGACGTCGGCAGCCAGATCATCAACCCGGCTGCCGCCGAGAACATGGTGCAGGGGGCGGTGATCGACGGACTGAGCGAGTTGATGGCGCAGGAGATCACCCTCGAGCGAGGCGCCGTCGTTCAGAGCAATTACCATCAGCACCAGATGCTGCGCATGTCGCAGGCGCCGGTCATCGACGTGCACTTCCTCAAGACCGGCAATCCGCCGACCGGGCTGGGCGAGCCGGCGCTGCCGCCGGTCTTGCCGGCTGTGGCGAATGCGATTTTCACGGCGACGGGCAAGCGAGTACGCGACCTGCCGCTGGCGAAGAGCGGCTACCGTTGGGCGTGA
- a CDS encoding ice-binding family protein, which produces MMRTQSYTTAAATLVVLLCGASTVLAQTAPSLGDAGSFAVLGNTTVTNTGSSVITGDVGVHPGTSVTGFPPGLVTGGNIDRGGASALAAQTATTTAANSLLAQACTTNSGPGDVNIGNRTFTPGVHCFASSVSITGPVTLNGQGNANAVFIFRSGSTLITATSSSVVLINGAQACNVFWRVGSSATLGTSTAFVGNILARTSITANTSATVSGRLLAQDGAVTLDSNTVTRSTCATTDGGGGGGGSTTCPVITLAPPTLPNATSGVAYSQTITAGNGLAADTTYTYRLVGSGALPPGLSLSSAGVISGMPLASGTGGVYNFEVRATNPSSCSGVAAYTMMTLTAVPTLPQVFTVMLGFGLLVLGYMQLQRRRSAI; this is translated from the coding sequence ATGATGCGCACACAAAGCTATACGACGGCGGCCGCGACACTCGTCGTGCTCCTCTGCGGGGCATCCACGGTGCTGGCGCAAACAGCGCCGTCGCTGGGCGACGCGGGCAGCTTCGCGGTCCTGGGCAATACGACGGTCACGAACACCGGCTCCAGCGTAATCACCGGCGACGTGGGTGTTCACCCAGGCACCAGCGTCACGGGTTTTCCGCCTGGGCTGGTGACCGGCGGCAACATCGATCGCGGCGGCGCGAGCGCCCTCGCGGCGCAGACTGCCACGACGACCGCGGCCAACTCGCTGTTGGCTCAGGCGTGCACCACGAACTCCGGACCCGGCGACGTGAACATCGGTAACCGGACGTTTACGCCGGGGGTGCATTGTTTCGCGTCGTCGGTGTCCATCACCGGTCCGGTGACGCTGAATGGCCAAGGCAACGCCAATGCGGTCTTCATCTTCAGGTCTGGCAGTACCCTGATCACGGCCACTTCCTCGTCGGTCGTCCTGATCAACGGCGCGCAGGCGTGCAACGTCTTCTGGCGAGTAGGTAGCTCCGCCACTCTCGGGACGAGCACGGCTTTTGTCGGCAATATCCTGGCCCGCACGAGCATCACGGCGAACACCAGCGCGACTGTGTCAGGTCGGTTGTTGGCGCAGGATGGTGCCGTTACGCTGGATTCCAATACCGTGACGCGCTCGACATGTGCGACGACCGACGGTGGCGGCGGTGGCGGCGGCAGTACTACTTGTCCCGTGATCACCCTGGCACCCCCGACCTTGCCCAATGCCACGTCCGGCGTCGCATACAGCCAGACGATTACCGCCGGGAACGGACTGGCGGCCGACACTACTTACACTTACAGACTGGTCGGCAGTGGCGCGTTGCCGCCGGGTCTGTCGCTGTCGTCCGCTGGTGTGATCTCCGGCATGCCGCTCGCCTCGGGTACAGGTGGCGTTTACAACTTCGAGGTCCGGGCGACCAATCCGTCGAGCTGTTCCGGGGTCGCGGCGTACACGATGATGACGCTGACTGCAGTGCCGACCTTGCCGCAGGTCTTCACCGTGATGCTGGGGTTCGGGCTCCTGGTGTTGGGCTACATGCAGTTGCAGCGGCGCCGCTCGGCTATCTAA
- the speD gene encoding adenosylmethionine decarboxylase has protein sequence MQRPEPPLLYAAELTGCSLLATYEFGRVGLLFADALTAAGATVVQQVTHHFPGAGQTCVLILAESHAVLHTWPETGTVNLDIFSCSSRLQCQAAIAELGEVFGATQVTVQEIPRADGHRHRSDP, from the coding sequence ATGCAACGGCCCGAACCACCTCTGCTTTACGCCGCCGAGCTGACTGGTTGCAGCCTGCTCGCCACGTACGAGTTCGGCCGGGTCGGCCTCTTGTTTGCTGACGCACTGACCGCCGCGGGCGCGACCGTCGTGCAACAGGTGACGCATCACTTTCCGGGTGCCGGACAAACCTGCGTGCTGATCCTCGCCGAGTCGCATGCCGTGCTCCACACGTGGCCCGAAACCGGCACCGTGAACCTCGACATCTTCTCGTGCTCGAGCCGGCTGCAATGCCAGGCCGCCATCGCTGAACTGGGCGAGGTGTTCGGTGCCACGCAGGTTACGGTTCAGGAGATTCCCCGTGCGGACGGACATCGCCACCGGTCCGATCCCTAG
- a CDS encoding DUF2277 domain-containing protein, translated as MCRNIKTLFNFDPPATDEEVRAASLQFVRKLSGFTAPSKANEAVFKQAIDEVAGVARRLVDQLATNAPPKNREEEALKAKARSVSRFR; from the coding sequence ATGTGCCGAAACATCAAGACGCTCTTCAACTTTGATCCGCCGGCGACCGACGAAGAAGTGCGCGCGGCCTCGCTGCAGTTCGTGCGCAAGCTGAGTGGCTTCACCGCGCCGTCAAAGGCCAACGAGGCCGTGTTCAAGCAGGCGATCGACGAGGTGGCCGGCGTCGCGCGGCGGCTGGTCGATCAATTGGCGACGAATGCACCGCCCAAGAACCGCGAGGAAGAAGCGCTGAAAGCGAAAGCGCGCTCGGTTAGTCGATTTCGATAA
- the rnc gene encoding ribonuclease III: MIDHGLTVIFRTQSDIEANVIEGLLDSHGIESLRTAGPIPGLFPFSLNPLGETQISVRTDEAAEAVRVIDSYRAQAATGVVVPLSQAFTALETRVGYRFRDRGLLEHALTHKSKAHEDPSGGVVDNESLEFLGDAVLGLVVSDALFRAFPTYSEGQKSKIKANLVSTASLAEMADLLGLGDHMILGRGEEKTGGRQKQALLADTCEALIAAIYLDGGLEPARQFLMRELAGLIEDARQPEYFGRDHKSRLQERLQSLGRPLPAYRVASELGPDHHKLFYVDVVVGDAVLAQGAGRTKKEAEQEGARLALAEITKAE, translated from the coding sequence GTGATCGACCACGGCCTGACCGTCATCTTCCGGACGCAATCCGACATCGAGGCCAATGTCATCGAGGGATTGCTCGACAGCCACGGCATTGAATCGCTGCGAACCGCCGGTCCGATACCGGGCCTGTTCCCGTTTTCGCTGAACCCGCTCGGCGAGACGCAGATCTCGGTGCGCACGGACGAAGCGGCCGAGGCGGTGCGGGTCATCGACAGCTACCGGGCGCAAGCGGCCACCGGCGTCGTCGTCCCGTTGTCGCAGGCGTTCACCGCGCTCGAAACACGGGTCGGCTACCGCTTCCGCGATCGCGGCCTGCTCGAGCACGCGTTGACGCACAAGTCGAAAGCGCACGAGGATCCGAGCGGCGGCGTGGTCGACAACGAGTCGCTGGAGTTCCTGGGCGATGCGGTGCTGGGGCTGGTCGTGTCGGACGCGCTGTTTCGCGCGTTTCCGACCTACTCGGAAGGGCAAAAGTCGAAGATCAAGGCCAACCTGGTCTCGACCGCCTCGCTGGCGGAGATGGCCGACCTGCTGGGCCTCGGCGACCACATGATTCTTGGCCGGGGCGAGGAGAAGACCGGCGGCCGCCAGAAGCAGGCGCTCCTGGCCGACACCTGCGAGGCGCTGATTGCGGCCATCTACCTCGACGGGGGACTCGAACCGGCGCGGCAGTTCCTGATGCGCGAGCTGGCGGGCCTCATCGAAGACGCGCGACAGCCCGAGTATTTCGGCCGCGATCACAAATCGCGGCTGCAGGAACGGCTGCAGAGCCTGGGCCGCCCGCTGCCGGCGTATCGCGTCGCCAGCGAGCTTGGTCCCGACCACCACAAGCTGTTCTACGTGGACGTGGTGGTCGGCGACGCCGTGCTGGCGCAGGGCGCCGGGCGGACGAAGAAAGAAGCCGAACAGGAAGGGGCGAGGCTGGCGCTCGCCGAGATTACGAAGGCCGAATAG
- the cutA gene encoding divalent-cation tolerance protein CutA — translation MAEPEYSLVLTTFPAEGGVEAFARTLVDERLAACVSVLPPMQSFYRWKGEVETASERQVLIKTKAAQLAALEQRVQALHPYDVPEFIVLDLEAGSPAYLSWLNESTGQESAD, via the coding sequence ATGGCGGAGCCTGAATACAGCCTGGTTCTGACGACCTTCCCAGCGGAAGGCGGGGTGGAGGCGTTTGCGCGAACGCTGGTGGACGAGCGCCTGGCGGCGTGCGTGAGCGTGCTGCCGCCGATGCAGTCGTTTTACCGGTGGAAAGGGGAAGTCGAGACCGCCAGCGAGCGGCAGGTGCTCATCAAGACAAAGGCCGCCCAGTTGGCGGCCCTTGAACAGCGTGTGCAGGCGTTGCACCCGTACGACGTGCCGGAATTTATCGTCCTCGACCTCGAGGCGGGCAGTCCCGCCTACCTTTCCTGGCTCAACGAAAGCACCGGCCAGGAAAGTGCTGACTAG
- a CDS encoding SpoIIE family protein phosphatase produces the protein MNNPVRPAALLPGDTPSRWHVWRGWLLRTFPGRALLLGLAIKLVTWPLGFAVPLPAAVEAIDMVGSLALLFAGAYGLTRLAMWAKRRLLWRVRRKLILSYVFVGVVPALLVITFFLLAGLILLFNVSSYLVQTRVRSLTDQARFLAQTAQLEVQRSATAANVAEALERRQSSTETRYPYLSLAIIPASGLSCPEEGRRAARVPRTLPAQLPISAGAWSHLDVPAALPKWVTCDGFAGIVAFEVPPDGAGGEGGTRLVMRAVALPEVANPAWAVVLDMPLSTTIEQRITEETGIRLGEVTAFLGEGRRPPLGRAFERRPPDPENTPFFSLATQRWVTFLDFSDWTTGEPESASVAILINVWEIYNRISVVSQAGVGSMNFGQLLLLVLAVIGMLFLIIQFVALVIGFVLARQITGAVHDLFTGTQHVRSGDFAHQIPVRARDQLGELAESFNLMTGEVTTLLGEMAEKGRMEQEMFAARAIQQKLLPSGPLRVTGLAMSAFCEPAREVAGDYYDFLPITETMTGVLIADVAGKGLAAGLYMAQLKVIVQSLARLHHEPKEFLSAVNRVVSANLDAASFITMTYGVIDVERREMTFARAGHCPLIHVPADQPPGRRKARLLVPDGLVVGLQIDDGTMFDGLLQEQTISLAPGDLVVWFTDGISETMNQSFDCFGEERLAQVVEQYAHLPFDQLRSYILAELRAFASGADQHDDMTMILVKMDLPAPVPIGSGTVA, from the coding sequence ATGAATAATCCCGTTCGTCCTGCCGCCCTGCTGCCCGGCGATACGCCGTCGCGGTGGCACGTGTGGCGAGGGTGGCTGCTCCGAACCTTTCCTGGTCGCGCGCTTCTGCTCGGCCTGGCGATCAAGCTGGTCACGTGGCCGCTCGGCTTCGCGGTGCCGCTGCCAGCGGCGGTCGAGGCGATTGACATGGTCGGCAGCCTGGCGCTGCTGTTCGCCGGTGCATACGGGCTGACGCGCCTCGCGATGTGGGCCAAGCGGCGGCTGCTGTGGCGGGTCCGCCGTAAACTGATCCTGTCGTACGTGTTCGTCGGCGTGGTGCCGGCGCTGCTCGTGATCACGTTCTTCCTGCTGGCCGGCCTGATCCTGCTGTTCAACGTGAGTTCCTACCTGGTGCAGACGCGCGTGCGCTCGCTGACCGACCAGGCGCGGTTTCTTGCGCAGACCGCGCAGCTCGAGGTGCAGCGCAGCGCGACCGCCGCCAACGTCGCCGAGGCGCTCGAGCGCCGGCAGTCAAGCACCGAGACCCGGTACCCCTATCTCTCGCTGGCGATCATTCCGGCCTCTGGGCTGAGCTGCCCGGAGGAAGGCCGGCGGGCCGCGCGCGTGCCGCGGACGCTGCCGGCCCAGCTGCCCATTTCCGCCGGGGCCTGGTCGCACCTCGACGTGCCGGCGGCGCTGCCCAAGTGGGTCACGTGCGACGGCTTCGCCGGGATCGTGGCGTTCGAGGTGCCGCCCGACGGCGCCGGCGGAGAAGGCGGCACCCGCCTGGTCATGCGGGCGGTCGCGCTGCCGGAGGTGGCGAACCCGGCGTGGGCGGTCGTGCTCGACATGCCGCTATCGACGACCATCGAACAGCGAATCACCGAAGAAACCGGCATCCGCCTGGGCGAGGTCACGGCGTTTCTGGGCGAAGGGCGCCGGCCCCCGCTCGGCCGCGCCTTCGAACGGCGCCCGCCGGATCCCGAGAACACCCCGTTCTTCTCACTGGCCACGCAGCGGTGGGTGACGTTTCTCGATTTCTCCGACTGGACGACCGGCGAGCCCGAGAGCGCATCGGTCGCGATCCTGATCAACGTCTGGGAGATCTACAACCGAATCTCGGTCGTGTCGCAGGCGGGCGTCGGCAGCATGAACTTCGGGCAGCTGCTGCTGCTGGTGCTGGCGGTGATCGGCATGCTGTTCCTGATCATCCAGTTCGTGGCGCTGGTGATCGGCTTCGTCCTGGCGCGGCAGATCACGGGCGCGGTGCACGACTTGTTTACCGGCACACAGCATGTGCGCTCCGGCGACTTCGCTCACCAGATCCCGGTGCGCGCGCGCGATCAACTCGGCGAGCTCGCCGAATCGTTCAACCTGATGACCGGTGAAGTGACGACCCTGCTCGGCGAAATGGCCGAGAAGGGCCGCATGGAGCAGGAGATGTTTGCGGCGCGCGCGATCCAGCAGAAGCTGCTGCCGAGCGGGCCGCTGCGCGTGACCGGGTTGGCGATGTCGGCATTTTGTGAACCGGCTCGCGAAGTGGCCGGGGACTACTACGACTTCCTGCCGATCACCGAGACCATGACCGGCGTGTTGATTGCCGACGTGGCGGGCAAGGGACTGGCGGCCGGCCTCTACATGGCCCAGCTCAAGGTGATCGTGCAGTCGCTGGCGCGACTGCATCACGAGCCGAAAGAATTCCTGTCGGCGGTGAACCGGGTGGTGTCGGCCAACCTCGACGCTGCCAGCTTCATCACCATGACCTACGGCGTGATCGACGTCGAGCGGCGCGAGATGACGTTCGCGCGCGCCGGTCATTGCCCGCTGATTCACGTGCCGGCGGATCAGCCGCCGGGCCGCCGCAAGGCGCGGTTGCTCGTCCCCGATGGCCTGGTCGTCGGCTTGCAGATCGACGACGGCACCATGTTCGACGGGCTGCTGCAGGAACAGACCATCAGCCTGGCGCCCGGTGATCTCGTGGTGTGGTTCACCGACGGCATCTCGGAAACCATGAACCAGTCCTTCGACTGCTTCGGTGAGGAACGCCTGGCCCAGGTGGTGGAGCAGTATGCGCACCTGCCGTTCGACCAGTTACGTTCGTATATCCTGGCCGAACTGCGCGCCTTCGCGAGCGGCGCCGACCAGCACGACGACATGACCATGATCCTGGTGAAGATGGACCTGCCGGCGCCGGTGCCGATCGGCTCAGGGACGGTGGCGTGA
- a CDS encoding PAS domain-containing protein has protein sequence MPDATLAIYQIDARWRIVSASEQFCRTLHCTESSLIGRDARELLREDWRNDFRHYVARALVGGGDVAATVPLVAPCGKQAWFKHEIEPLIENGMIEGFRASIRPQAVAKPATTKPWWEWRPSTFNQVWDFETDHLAQAS, from the coding sequence ATGCCGGACGCCACCTTAGCCATTTACCAGATTGACGCCCGCTGGCGGATCGTCAGCGCCAGCGAGCAGTTCTGCCGGACCCTTCACTGCACCGAGTCGAGCCTGATTGGCCGTGATGCCCGCGAGTTGCTGCGCGAGGACTGGCGCAACGACTTCCGTCACTACGTGGCGCGGGCCCTGGTGGGCGGCGGTGATGTGGCAGCGACCGTGCCGCTCGTCGCGCCGTGCGGCAAGCAGGCGTGGTTCAAGCACGAGATCGAACCGCTGATCGAGAACGGGATGATCGAGGGGTTTCGGGCGTCGATCCGGCCGCAGGCCGTCGCCAAACCCGCGACCACGAAGCCGTGGTGGGAATGGCGGCCGTCGACGTTCAACCAGGTGTGGGACTTCGAGACCGATCACCTCGCCCAGGCGAGCTAG
- a CDS encoding septum formation initiator family protein, with protein sequence MAPKATLAHRSRRWFRHGLLFFTFVIVVDAVAGEKGLLALLQARREYAALERSLERARTENADLREQARRLREEPAAIEDQARRQLGLIKPGEVVFFIKDVDKKP encoded by the coding sequence ATGGCTCCCAAGGCGACCCTTGCGCACCGCAGCCGGCGGTGGTTCCGTCACGGCCTGCTCTTCTTCACCTTCGTGATCGTCGTGGACGCGGTGGCCGGTGAAAAGGGCTTGCTGGCTCTGCTGCAGGCGCGCCGCGAGTACGCCGCCCTCGAACGCTCGCTCGAACGCGCGCGCACAGAGAATGCCGATCTTCGCGAACAGGCCCGGCGATTGCGCGAGGAACCCGCCGCGATCGAAGACCAGGCGCGCCGCCAGCTCGGCCTCATCAAGCCGGGTGAAGTCGTCTTCTTCATCAAGGACGTCGACAAGAAACCCTAA
- a CDS encoding cystathionine gamma-synthase, giving the protein MKLNDSARFSTICIHAGQEPDPATGAIITPIYQTSTYVQDGLGQPHAGFEYGRTQNPTRMALERNIAAIEAGTAAFAFASGMAAIDAVLTRLESGDHVLVSDNTYGGTFRLFERVRRKFGLDFTYVDTSKPELVGPAIKPNTKYLFIETPTNPMLHITDIAAVSEIAHARNVRVVVDNTFASPYIQQPLTLGADMVLHSTTKFLNGHSDSVGGVVILKHQDDVEWFKFVQNAAGAILGPMDSWLILRGTKTLTVRMERTNTNSQVIAEFLAGHKKVQRTIYPGLTSHPHHALAKRQMRGFGGLISFDVGSLDAAKSVLNNLKLMALAESLGGVETLISHPAIMTHASVPPERRAMLGITDGLIRISVGIEDVEDLQADLAQALATV; this is encoded by the coding sequence ATGAAACTTAACGACTCCGCCCGCTTCAGCACCATCTGCATCCATGCCGGTCAGGAACCTGACCCGGCCACCGGCGCCATCATCACGCCGATTTACCAGACGTCCACCTACGTGCAGGACGGCCTCGGCCAGCCGCACGCCGGCTTCGAGTACGGCCGCACCCAGAACCCGACGCGCATGGCCCTCGAGCGGAACATCGCCGCGATCGAGGCCGGCACGGCGGCGTTCGCGTTTGCCTCGGGCATGGCGGCGATCGATGCGGTGCTGACCCGCCTCGAGTCCGGGGACCACGTGCTCGTCAGCGATAACACCTACGGCGGCACCTTCCGGCTGTTCGAGCGCGTCCGCCGCAAGTTCGGCCTCGACTTTACCTACGTCGACACCTCGAAGCCCGAGCTCGTGGGGCCGGCCATCAAGCCCAACACGAAGTACCTGTTCATCGAGACCCCGACCAACCCGATGCTGCACATCACCGACATCGCCGCGGTGAGCGAGATTGCGCACGCCCGGAACGTCCGCGTCGTCGTTGACAACACGTTCGCCAGTCCGTACATCCAGCAGCCCCTCACGTTGGGCGCCGACATGGTGCTGCACAGCACCACGAAGTTCCTGAACGGCCACAGCGACAGCGTCGGCGGCGTGGTCATTCTCAAGCACCAGGACGATGTCGAGTGGTTCAAGTTCGTGCAGAACGCGGCGGGCGCGATCCTGGGGCCAATGGACTCGTGGCTGATCCTGCGCGGGACCAAGACACTGACCGTGCGCATGGAGCGGACCAACACCAACTCGCAGGTCATTGCCGAGTTCCTGGCCGGGCACAAGAAGGTCCAGCGGACCATCTACCCCGGTCTCACGTCGCACCCGCACCATGCGCTCGCCAAGCGGCAGATGCGCGGGTTCGGCGGCCTGATCTCGTTTGACGTGGGCTCGCTGGACGCGGCGAAGAGCGTCTTGAACAACCTGAAGCTGATGGCGCTGGCCGAAAGCCTGGGCGGTGTCGAGACGCTGATCTCGCACCCGGCGATCATGACCCATGCGTCGGTGCCGCCCGAGCGGCGCGCGATGCTGGGCATCACCGACGGTCTGATCCGCATTTCCGTCGGCATCGAAGATGTCGAGGACCTGCAAGCGGACCTGGCGCAGGCGCTCGCGACGGTCTAG
- a CDS encoding (2Fe-2S)-binding protein has translation MIYELTVNGTATKVDVAADTPLLWVLRDVLNFRGTKFGCGAGVCGACTVLIDGKAARSCQTRVSTVKAAITTIEGLSPDGSHPLQQAWMELDVPQCGYCQAGQILAAAALLSQTPKPTDADIDRAMNGNLCRCGTYPRIRQAIHKAAGTVISTAADAAADAEGRS, from the coding sequence ATGATCTACGAATTGACGGTCAACGGCACGGCAACCAAAGTCGATGTCGCCGCGGACACCCCACTACTGTGGGTGCTTCGCGACGTCCTGAATTTCAGGGGCACAAAGTTCGGCTGCGGGGCCGGCGTGTGCGGCGCCTGCACCGTGCTGATAGACGGCAAGGCCGCCCGTTCGTGCCAAACCCGGGTGTCGACCGTCAAGGCGGCGATCACCACCATCGAGGGGCTGTCGCCGGATGGGTCCCATCCGCTCCAGCAGGCGTGGATGGAACTGGATGTGCCACAGTGCGGCTATTGCCAGGCCGGCCAGATCCTGGCGGCCGCCGCGTTGTTGTCCCAGACACCCAAGCCCACCGACGCCGACATCGATCGGGCGATGAACGGCAACCTGTGCCGCTGCGGGACGTATCCGCGGATTCGTCAGGCGATTCACAAGGCGGCCGGAACTGTTATCTCCACCGCAGCCGATGCCGCGGCCGACGCGGAGGGAAGGTCGTAA